The genomic region CCCGAGACCAGTGACGGGACTGGCCGGCCCCTGGGGGCACACCGGATCACGGTGCCCGCCAGGTGCGTTCCGGGGGTCGCGGTGAGGGATTCCTGGTGGCGCGACACCATGCGGCCCTTGCTCAGGGTGCGAGCAGGGCGCACCGACGATCAGGAAAGTTCAGGTCAACGATGGCTGAAGCTGGACAGAGGGGCTGGAGTGGCTGAAGTTCGCTGTTGCTCGAAGCGAGCCCGACGCGGGCAGGCGGGCGTCGTCGTGACGCTGGGAACGCCTGGGGGCAGAGTTCGCTGTCATGGTGGACTTCCAGCCCCTCCAGCCCCTGTGTTGTGGCCGGACCCCGGGGTGGCCCTGTCTCCTCGGCCCTGCCGGGGCGGTGTCCGGCGGTGGCCGGGCCTACCCCGTCCAGGCCGGCGGGGCCGAACGGTCAGAGGCCTGACACCAAGTCCCGTCGGGTGAGTCCCGGGGAGGAGACCCGCTGGGTCGGGATGAGCCCGAGCTGCGGGGTGACGGCACATGCGGAGACCGTGACCTCGCCGGAGAAGCACACGGCGTCGTCCTGTTCCACGGCAAAGCTGAGACTGTCGGGAGTGCTTCCGGGGGATGTCTGGATCCAGCTCGGTGCGTCCAGCTCCACATATCGGTGGAACCGTGTCCGCATGGCAATTGCTGTGACCGGCCGGGGCGATCGGGTGGCGTGGGCTGCCTGGCGGGCGGCTTCGAGGAGAAGCATGCCGGGGGCGTGGTCGACCGGGTGATCGAACAGCGACGGATGCTGGGTGTCCACACGTAGCTGCCAGCGGCCGTTTTCCCTGGTGGGGGCCAGAACCACGTCCTCATGGAGCCGGCGGCCCACTTGGTGCGCCATGACTCCGGGCGCGGGCGGACGGGCTGAGTCCAATGCCTGCTGGAGGTCACCGTAGGCGCCGCGAAGCCTCCGGTAGATGGCGGGGGAGTGGCTGGTGAAGCGGGCGACGGCTGTGCCGAGGTGCTGCCCGTCCCGCTCGGCACGTACCTGCAGTGTCATTGCCGCGAGGTTGCCGCGACGGCGCTCTATCTCCGTGCAGGACACGTGGAGCACAGGTTCCGCCGGGGCGGTGCTGCTGCGCATGCTCTCGGGTGCCAGGGAGAAGCTGAAGTGTTCCCAGATCAGGTGGTGTCCAAGGGGGACGTCGTAGGCGACGTGGCTGAGCAGGGGGATGGTCTGGCGGACGGTCTCGACGAACAGCATGGGGTCGTGCAGCTGGCGGGCCGGGCGGTAGAAGCCGTGTGTGCGTGGCCACTGGGCCGTCACGGTGTACGCGTCCACGGAGTCTCTGTGCCAGCCGGTGAGGAGCACCTCGGAGTGGGCGGCCTTGTGAACGTACTCGCGTGGCAGTGTGGTTGCGGGACTTGCGTGCGAACTGGCGGTGTACATGGTCATCCCCTGTGCCGTGTGGCTGACGTGGTGCGGCGGTTGGCTGCTAACATAAAATACATTCTCTTTTTTTGTCGAGGAAGGACGGAGACCGGTGTGACAGATCTCAAGCAGGAGCGCGCCGTACGCACACGCAACCAGATCCTGAGGGCCGCAGCAGAGCTGTTCGACGAGGAGGGGTTCGAGGGCGCGAGCGTCACCCGCATCGTCGAACGCGCCGGTGTCACTCTGGGCGCGATGTACTTCCACTTCACCAACAAGCAGGGCCTGGCCCGCGAAGTGATGAACGCTCAGCCCTACGTGATCGAGCCCCTGCTCAAGTCGAGCGGCTTGCAGCGTCTGGTCGATATCACCCTGGTCTGGGCTCATCGCCTGCAGACCGACCCGATGCTGCGCGCCGGTGTCCGGCTCGCTGTCGAGCAGGGCCGTTTCGGCATGCACGACAGCGCCTCGTTCGAGGGCTGGAAGGACATCATGGTCGAGCATCTCGAGTCAGCCCGCGCCGAAGGCACCCTGCGCGAGGACATCTCGTCCGAGGAATTCGCCCAGTTCCTCGTCGGCGCCTGCACCGG from Streptomyces sp. QL37 harbors:
- a CDS encoding ScbA/BarX family gamma-butyrolactone biosynthesis protein, translating into MYTASSHASPATTLPREYVHKAAHSEVLLTGWHRDSVDAYTVTAQWPRTHGFYRPARQLHDPMLFVETVRQTIPLLSHVAYDVPLGHHLIWEHFSFSLAPESMRSSTAPAEPVLHVSCTEIERRRGNLAAMTLQVRAERDGQHLGTAVARFTSHSPAIYRRLRGAYGDLQQALDSARPPAPGVMAHQVGRRLHEDVVLAPTRENGRWQLRVDTQHPSLFDHPVDHAPGMLLLEAARQAAHATRSPRPVTAIAMRTRFHRYVELDAPSWIQTSPGSTPDSLSFAVEQDDAVCFSGEVTVSACAVTPQLGLIPTQRVSSPGLTRRDLVSGL
- a CDS encoding ScbR family autoregulator-binding transcription factor is translated as MTDLKQERAVRTRNQILRAAAELFDEEGFEGASVTRIVERAGVTLGAMYFHFTNKQGLAREVMNAQPYVIEPLLKSSGLQRLVDITLVWAHRLQTDPMLRAGVRLAVEQGRFGMHDSASFEGWKDIMVEHLESARAEGTLREDISSEEFAQFLVGACTGVQLYSQLVSGREDLMARTCTMWRLLLPGIATPDAAASIVVDPDRGGAM